The segment GGCCATTCCTATTCTTAGATAACAAACATCTGAAACCCTGATCATACAAAAGTTCAGCACGATTAGATGTCTTGTCAGAAAACATTGCTTGAGGTAGCATTTGTGTATTTGCGTTACATAGCTAACTATAAAACATCATCACAGCCACATATTGCGAATTTTATTTGAATCAGGTACCCAGAGCATCTTAGATGACTTGATCTAACACTATGAGGTGCTTGTTTCAATCTTATTATAGGTTGTGGTTCCAAGGTATGGGGACTATGTGGAAGCCTTCGATATGGGAATCCGGAAATACTACAAAGCTGCAGGACAGGTATGTGTAAATCTCTAGATAAAAGGGAACTTGACATAGGAACCCTAAACTTGCAATATATTCAATTTAATTGCCTTTTTTAGCATACATTGCCTTTTATTTTTGGAACTGCTTTTAAGAAAACAAAAACAACTTGGTACAACTGTTTAGCTAGGGATTCCAGAGTCAAAATAAAGCAAAACATCCTGAATCCAGATAAGCATCTTGTCCTATTACATCATTAGATTTCCACGATCTCTGAGCAAGAGTTATTTGCAGTCAGATGTGCACTTACGGATGGAGTCGATTTTGGATTTGTTTGTTTTCAAACGATAATTAGCTTTTATTTTGGCTTGCAGGACTTGGAAGTGAACTATTTCCATGCATTTATCGATGGAGTAGATTTTGTGTTCATTGATGCACCTCTCTTCCGGCACCGTCAAAATGACATATACGGGGGAAGTAGACAGGTGAAACTTCTATCTTTCAATTGTTTTTTCACAATTCACTTTCACACTTAACCAAAGCCATAGCTTATAGATTGAGATAACATTTCCCATTTTATTTCAGGAAATTTTGAAGCGCATGATTTTGTTCTGCAAGGTTGCTGTTGAGGTATCCCCCTGAACTATACTGTCAGCCATTTTGAAAACTTAATTTTGTGGGTTTCAGACATGTTGGTAGTTTCGTGCTAAGTGTGGCATAAGTAAATCCAAATATAACCAAATGTTAAATGATTGGGTTGCTGGGATCAACTTTTGCACTAGCGAATATTTTATTATCTTGATTTCTCCCTACTCATGTCACTGTTGTTCTTCAATTGGCATGTTCGTCTATATTCTGTACCTGAATATTGTTCTGTTATATATGTTACTACGCCATAACCTGCAGGTTCCTTGGCATGTTCCATGTGGCGGTGTGTGCTACGGAGATGGAAATTTGGTGTTCATTGCCAATGATTGGCACACTGCACTCCTGCCTGTTTATCTGAAGGCATATTACAGAGACCATGGGTTAATGCAGTACACTCGCTCCATTCTTGTCATACATAACATCGCTCACCAGGTTGTTTCCTTCTCCTAATCATGAATTTGCTGTGCcactgcttttttttttctatagaaATTAAGATGGTTTAATTCTGATCGTGGCACATTGTTTGCAAAATTGATGCAGAATTCACTGTCCTGCGTCCTAACGGCTTCCCTCTTTGCATTGTTTGCAGGGTCGTGGTCCTGTAGCTGAATTCCCGTACATGGACTTGCCTGAACACTACCTCCAACATTTCGAGCTGTACGACCCCGTCGGTGGTGAGCACGCCAACATCTTTGCCGCGGGTCTGAAGATGGCAGACCGGGTGGTGACGGTCAGCCGGGGCTACCTGTGGGAGCTGAAGACAGTGGAAGGTGGCTGGGGCCTCCACGACATCATCCGTTCCAACGACTGGAAGATCAATGGCATCGTGAACGGCATCGACCACCAGGAGTGGAACCCCAAGGTGGACGTGCACCTGCGGTCGGACGGGTACACCAACTACTCCCTCGAGACACTGGACGCCGGAAAGCGGCAGTGCAAGGCGGCCCTGCAGCGGGAGCTGGGCCTGGAAGTGCGCGACGACGTGCCGCTGCTCGGCTTCATCGGGCGCCTGGACGGGCAGAAGGGCGTGGACATCATCGGGGACGCGATGCCGTGGATCGCGGGGCAGGACGTGCAGCTGGTGATGCTGGGCACCGGGCGCGCCGACCTGGAGCGGATGCTGCAGCACCTGGAGCGGGAGCACCCAAGCAAGGTGCGCGGGTGGGTGGGGTTCTCGGTGCCCATGGCGCACCGCATCACCGCGGGCGCCGACGTGCTGGTGATGCCCTCCCGGTTCGAGCCATGCGGGCTGAACCAGCTCTACGCCATGGCGTACGGCACCGTCCCCGTGGTGCACGCCGTCGGCGGGCTCAGGGACACCGTGGCGCCGTTCGACCCGTTCGGCGACGCCGGGCTCGGCTGGACTTTCGACCGCGCCGAGGTCAACAAGCTGATCGAGGCGCTCAGGCACTGCCTCGACACGTACCGGAACTACGGGGAGAGCTGGAAGAGCATCCAGGCGCGCGGCATGGCACAGGACCTCAGCTGGGACCACGCGGCGGAGCTCTACGAGGACGTCCTAGTCAAGGCCAAGTACCAGTGGTGAACCCTCCGGCCTCCGCATCGCTCGATATGTCGAGAGCAACTTCTGCTCGTCGTGTGGTTTTACAATTTTCGGTTTGATCCATTGTACATTGCGCATTCGACGGTCTCGGTGAAGAACTTCATATGCAGTGCCGCGCCGCTGGGGGTTGGTGCGTTGACAGAGGTGGCACTGGCAGCGTTTCTCGGGGAGAGACTGAGAGGTAGTAGTACTATGTGAATGTACTGAGCTGTATGCTGTTG is part of the Sorghum bicolor cultivar BTx623 chromosome 10, Sorghum_bicolor_NCBIv3, whole genome shotgun sequence genome and harbors:
- the LOC8081295 gene encoding soluble starch synthase 2-3, chloroplastic/amyloplastic, with translation MSSAAVSSASSTFFLALASSASPGGRRRARVGSPPFHTGAGPNFAFWRAPPRVPRDAALVRAEAEGGGKDAPPERSGDAAAAAASRLPRAARRKAVSKRRDPLQPVGRYGSSGTGNTARSGAATASTQNAALAAVEIKSIVAAPPTSIVKFPAPGYRVILPSGDIAPETVVPAPKPLPLHGSPGANSVRPASIPDPDTHGDVELAEKKPAQVDGDYSNGVAPPPAEPVVQEATWDFKKYIGFEEPVEAKDDSGVAADGADSFEHYENNDSGPLAGENVMNVIVVAAECSPWCKTGGLGDVVGALPKALARRGHRVMVVVPRYGDYVEAFDMGIRKYYKAAGQDLEVNYFHAFIDGVDFVFIDAPLFRHRQNDIYGGSRQEILKRMILFCKVAVEVPWHVPCGGVCYGDGNLVFIANDWHTALLPVYLKAYYRDHGLMQYTRSILVIHNIAHQGRGPVAEFPYMDLPEHYLQHFELYDPVGGEHANIFAAGLKMADRVVTVSRGYLWELKTVEGGWGLHDIIRSNDWKINGIVNGIDHQEWNPKVDVHLRSDGYTNYSLETLDAGKRQCKAALQRELGLEVRDDVPLLGFIGRLDGQKGVDIIGDAMPWIAGQDVQLVMLGTGRADLERMLQHLEREHPSKVRGWVGFSVPMAHRITAGADVLVMPSRFEPCGLNQLYAMAYGTVPVVHAVGGLRDTVAPFDPFGDAGLGWTFDRAEVNKLIEALRHCLDTYRNYGESWKSIQARGMAQDLSWDHAAELYEDVLVKAKYQW